The nucleotide window ACAATATGCGGCCAGCCGTATTCTTCACCGTTCACTCTTCACCGTTCACTCTTCACCATTCACTCTTCACCATTCACTCTTCACCTTGCCCATGCCATTGAAAGAAGCCACGCCCGGCCGCCCTTCCGGCCTCGCCTACCTCGTCGGCCGCCTCGACCACGTGCTGAGCCGCCGCCTGCGCGAGAGCCTCGCGCCGCTTGGCCTCACCGTGACCCAGTACACGGCCCTGTCGGTGTTCCGCGCCCAGGGCTCGCTGTCGAACGCGCAGCTGGCCGAGCGCACCATGGTGTCGCCGCAGTCGGCCAACGAGATGGTCAAGGCGATGGAAGCGCAGGGCTGGATCGAACGCCGTCCGGACCCGTCCCACGGCCGCATCATCCAGATCAGCCTGACGATCGCCGGCCACGCGGTGATGGAACGCTGCGACGCCGAGGTGGTGAAAGTGGAGGCGCTGATGTTCGCGGGCCTGTCCGATGGCGAGCGCGCGGCGCTGCACGGTGCGCTGCGGGGCGCGGTGCGCGCGCTCAGCGAAGGTTGAGCGAAGACCGGGCAAGACCAGGTGAACAACTCGCGCAAACCGCGAGGCCGCAGCTTGGTGGTATGCCGCGCGGCTGCACCGCTGCGTCACACGGCTGAAGCAAAAATCGCCGATAATGGCGCACTTTCAGAAAACACACCATGACGCAACTTTCCATCATCGTCGCCATCGATCGCCAGCGCGGCATCGGCATGCGCAACACGCTGCCGTGGCACCTGCCGGAAGACCTGGCCCACTTCAAGCGCCTGACCACGGGCCACCCGATCATCATGGGCCGCAAGACCTTCGATTCGATCGGCCGGCCGCTGCCGAACCGGCGCAGCATCGTAATCACGCGCGATACGGACTGGCGGCGTGAAGGCGTCGACACCGTGCATTCGCTCGACGAGGCGGTGGCCCTGGTGGGCGATGCGCCGGCCTTCATCATCGGCGGCGCCCAGGTGTTCGATGCGGCGCTGGCCGTGGCGGACCAGCTGATCGTCACCGAGATCGACGGCGAGTTCGAATGCGACACCTTCTTCCCGCCGATCGACCCGGCCAGCTGGCAGGAAAGCGAACGCACGCGGCACCAGTCCGCCAATGGCCTGGCATTCGATATCGTGCTTTTCCGGCGCCAGCGCCGATGAGTTTTTCTGCCCCGCTCATGGTGGCGCCGCCGCCCATGCACATTGCGTAAGATTTTTCCACCTGAGCGGTGCGAATTCTGCGAGAATCGCGGACTTTTCCTTATTGGCACCCCGCCCGCCCTGGACAACACCGATCCCGGGCGGTTCTTCTTTTTGGAGACATCATGAAATTTCGTTTCCCCATCGTCATCATCGACGAGGACTTCCGTTCCGAGAACTCTTCCGGCCTGGGCATCCGCGCCCTCGCCGCGGCGATGGAGAAGGAAGGCATGGAAGTGCTGGGTGTGACCAGCTACGGCGACCTGTCGCAGTTCGCCCAGCAGCAGTCGCGCGCCTCGGCCTTCATCCTGTCGATCGACGACGAGGAATTCGGCGCCGGCTCGAAGGAAGAAACCGACCACGCTTTGAAGTCGCTGCGCGCGTTCGTGGAAGAGATCCGCTACAAGAACGCCGATATCCCGATCTACCTGTACGGCGAAACGCGCACCTCGCGCCACATCCCGAACGACATCCTGCGCGAACTGCACGGCTTCATCCACATGTTCGAGGACACGCCGGAATTCGTGGCGCGCCACATCATCCGCGAAGCGAAGAGCTACCTGGACGGCCTGTCGCCGCCGTTCTTCCGCGCGCTGGTGCACTACGCGAACGACGGCTCGTACTCGTGGCACTGCCCGGGCCACTCGGGCGGCGTGGCCTTCCTGAAGTCGCCGATCGGCCAGATGTTCCACCAGTTCTTCGGCGAGAACATGCTGCGCGCGGACGTCTGCAACGCCGTGGAAGAGCTGGGCCAGCTGCTGGACCACACCGGCCCGGTCGCCGCCTCCGAGCGCAACGCGGCGCGCATCTACAACGCGGACCACTGCTACTTCGTCACCAACGGCACCTCGACGTCGAACAAGATGGTGTGGCACTCCACCGTGGCGCCGGGCGACATCGTCGTCGTCGACCGCAACTGCCACAAGTCGATCCTGCACTCGATCATCATGTGCGGCGCGATCCCCGTGTTCCTGATGCCGACCCGGAACCACCTGGGCATCATCGGGCCGATCCCGCTGGAAGAATTCTCGATGGAGTCGATCCA belongs to Pseudoduganella albidiflava and includes:
- a CDS encoding MarR family winged helix-turn-helix transcriptional regulator — its product is MPLKEATPGRPSGLAYLVGRLDHVLSRRLRESLAPLGLTVTQYTALSVFRAQGSLSNAQLAERTMVSPQSANEMVKAMEAQGWIERRPDPSHGRIIQISLTIAGHAVMERCDAEVVKVEALMFAGLSDGERAALHGALRGAVRALSEG
- a CDS encoding dihydrofolate reductase, whose amino-acid sequence is MTQLSIIVAIDRQRGIGMRNTLPWHLPEDLAHFKRLTTGHPIIMGRKTFDSIGRPLPNRRSIVITRDTDWRREGVDTVHSLDEAVALVGDAPAFIIGGAQVFDAALAVADQLIVTEIDGEFECDTFFPPIDPASWQESERTRHQSANGLAFDIVLFRRQRR